One Setaria italica strain Yugu1 chromosome I, Setaria_italica_v2.0, whole genome shotgun sequence DNA window includes the following coding sequences:
- the LOC101771798 gene encoding probable glycosyltransferase 6 produces the protein MAASWKAATGKKDAAPSAPRPHCARDVLVFAAGVAAAVLAFLGLSSFVLVPGWRGGGGFAAFPVPGPADGPRTFYDDPDLSYALDCRITGWDAKRAAWLWSRGLGAGAAGSEGRRGRPLVTCSFLKNKLDYCRLHGTELLYDNVLLEPSMATYWAKIPAVRAAILAHPDAEGVC, from the exons ATGGCCGCGTCGTGGAAGGCCGCGACGGGCAAGAAGGACGCGGCGCCATCGGCACCGCGGCCCCACTGCGCGCGCGACGTGCTCGTGTTCGCGgctggcgtggcggcggccgtgctggCATTCCTGGGGCTTTCGTCCTTCGTGCTCGTGCCCggatggcgcggcggcggcggcttcgccgCCTTCCCCGTCCCCGGACCGGCGGACGGGCCGCGCACGTTCTACGACGACCCGGACCTCTCCTACGCTTTGGACTGCCGCATCACCGGGTGGGACGCCAAGCGCGCGGCGTGGCTGTGGTCGCGCGGGctcggcgcgggcgccgccggtAGC GAGGGGCGCCGGGGGCGACCACTTGTCACCTGCTCCTTCCTCAAGAACAAGCTCGACTACTGCCGGCTCCACGGCACCGAGCTCCTCTACGACAACGTGCTGCTGGAGCCGTCCATGGCGACGTACTGGGCCAAGATCCCCGCCGTGCGCGCCGCCATACTGGCGCACCCGGACGCGGAGGGGGTCT